One Budorcas taxicolor isolate Tak-1 chromosome 6, Takin1.1, whole genome shotgun sequence DNA segment encodes these proteins:
- the LOC128049611 gene encoding growth-regulated alpha protein-like, giving the protein MARAANPGPRLLGAAMLLLLLVAAGRRAAGAPVVNELRCQCLQTVQGIHLKNIQSLKVTPPGPHCDQTEVIATLKTGQEVCLNPAAPMVKKIIDKMLNKASAN; this is encoded by the exons ATGGCCCGAGCCGCGAACCCCGGCCCCCGGCTCCTCGGCGCAGCGATGCTGCTCCTGCTCCTGGTGGCCGCCGGCCGGCGCGCAGCAG GGGCGCCCGTGGTCAACGAACTGCGCTGCCAGTGCCTGCAGACCGTGCAGGGGATTCACCTCAAGAACATCCAGAGCTTGAAGGTGACGCCCCCGGGCCCCCACTGCGACCAAACCGAAGTCAT AGCCACTCTCAAGACTGGTCAGGAAGTGTGTCTCAACCCCGCCGCCCCCATGGTTAAGAAAATCATCGATAAGATGCTAAACAA GGCTAGTGCCAACTGA
- the LOC128049610 gene encoding growth-regulated protein homolog gamma-like, with amino-acid sequence MARAATAAPRLLRAAMLLLLLVAAGRRAAGAPVVNELRCHCLQTLQGIHLKNIQSVKVTPPGPHCGQTEVIATLKNGQEACLNPEAPMVKKIINKMLNKGSTN; translated from the exons ATGGCCCGAGCCGCGACCGCCGCTCCCCGGCTCCTCCGCGCCGCGATGCTACTCCTGCTCCTGGTGGCCGCCGGCCGGCGCGCAGCAG GGGCGCCCGTGGTCAATGAACTGCGCTGCCATTGCCTGCAGACTTTGCAGGGGATTCACCTCAAGAACATCCAGAGCGTGAAGGTGACGCCCCCGGGCCCCCACTGCGGCCAAACCGAAGTCAT AGCCACTCTTAAGAATGGTCAGGAAGCTTGTCTCAACCCTGAAGCTCCCATGGTTAAGAAAATCATCAATAAGATGCTAAACAA GGGCAGCACCAACTGA